From Strix uralensis isolate ZFMK-TIS-50842 chromosome 1, bStrUra1, whole genome shotgun sequence, a single genomic window includes:
- the PAXIP1 gene encoding PAX-interacting protein 1: MSADEEELKVPEEMFKDVKFFVVGDIDPKVIQLLKAGKAKEVSYNALASHIISEDGDNPEVGESREVFDLPVVKPSWVILSVRCGALLPVNGFSPESCQIFFGVTACLSQVSSEDRSTLWALITFYGGNCQLSLNNKCTHLIVPEPKGEKYECACKRDSIKIVTPDWVLDSVADKTKKEETPYHPRLIIYEEEEEEEEEEEEVENEEQDSQNEASTDEKLSSPASSREGSPLGDQVFSPKSTTADKAKGELMFDDSSDSSPEKQERNLNWTPAEVPQASAAKRRLPQGKDSGLINLCANVPPVPGNILPPDMRGNLMASVQGAQSSDRQEMMTTWSPAMRTLRNITNSADIQQINRPSNVAHILQSLSAPTKSLEQQVNHSQQAHPNAVLFSQVKLTPETHLLQQSHQAQQQQHHPLLHLQPQQLMQLQQQQQQQPQISQQSFQQQQPHQFSQQQQQVHQQHQFAQQQLQFPQQQLHAQQQLHRPQQQLQFQQQHALQQQLHQLQQQQLQQQQLQQLQQQNLQQQQLQHQQQQIQQQQQLQQQHLQRLHQQHQQQQMQNQATQHLTQTSQTLQHQVAAQQPQHHQQQQQQLQQQPLFGHDPAVEIPEEYFLLGCVFAIADYPEQMSDKQLLATWKRVIQAHGGTVDPTLTSRCTHLLCESQVSNMYAQALRERKRCITAHWLNSILKKKKMVPPHRALHFPVAFPPGGKPCSQHIISVTGFVDSDRDDLKLMAYLAGAKYTGYLCRSNTVLICKEPSGLKYEKAKEWRIPCVNAQWLCDILLGNFEALRQIQHSRYTVFSLQDPLSPSQHLVLNLLDAWRVPLKVSPELLMGVRLPLKPKQNESSLQPSSKRARIEDLPPPTKKLTPELTPMVLFTGFEPMQVQQYIKKLYILGGEVAESAQKCTHLIASKVTRTVKFLTAISVVKHIVTPEWLEECFKCQKFVDEQNFVLRDAEAEVLFCFSLEESLKRAQVAPLFKGKYFYITPGICPSLSTMKAIVECAGGKVLSKQPSFRKLMEHKQNKSLPEIILISCENDLHLCREYFARGIDVHNAEFVLTGVLTQTLDYESYKFT, translated from the exons TGTAAATGGCTTTTCTCCAGAATCATGTCAGATCTTTTTTGGAGTCACTGCTTGTCTCTCTCAG GTTTCATCTGAAGACCGAAGTACGCTGTGGGCTTTGATTACTTTTTATGGAGGGAATTGCCAGCTGAGCCTCAATAATAAGTGTACTCATTTGATTGTGCCTGAGCCAAAGGGG gaaaaataTGAATGTGCTTGTAAACGGGACAGCATTAAAATTGTGACACCAGACTGGGTACTGGATTCTGTAGCTGATAAGACTAAAAAAGAAGAGACTCCTTATCATCCTCGTTTAATTATAtacgaggaggaagaggaggaggaggaagaagaggaagaagtggaAAACGAAGAACAAGATTCTCAAAATGAAGCTAGTACCGATGAAAAATTATCGAGCCCAGCATCTTCTCGAGAAGGATCACCGTTGGGTGATCAAGTTTTTTCACCAAAATCTACTACTGCTGATAAGGCAAAAGGGGAACTGATGTTTGATGATTCTTCAGATTCCTCTCcagaaaagcaggaaaggaatTTGAATTGGACACCAGCTGAAGTCCCACAGGCATCTGCAGCAAAGCGTAGGTTGCCTCAAGGGAAAGACTCTGGGTTAATTAATTTATGTGCCAATGTCCCACCAGTGCCAGGTAATATTTTGCCTCCGGATATGAGAGGCAATCTAATGGCTTCAGTACAAGGTGCCCAAAGTTCTGATCGACAGGAAATGATGACTACGTGGAGTCCAGCCATGCGGACATTAAGGAATATTACTAATAGTGCTGATATTCAGCAGATTAATAGACCATCAAATGTAGCACAT ATATTACAATCACTTTCAGCACCTACAAAAAGTTTAGAACAACAAGTAAATCATAGCCAACAGGCACATCCAAATGCGGTGCTGTTTAGTCAAGTGAAACTAACACCAGAGACACATTTATTACAGCAGTCACATCaagcacagcagcaacagcaccatCCTCTTTTACACCTTCAACCTCAACAACTTATGCAgctacaacagcagcagcagcagcaaccccAGATATCCCAGCAGTCTTTCCAACAGCAACAGCCTCATCAGTTTTCacaacagcaacagcaagttCATCAGCAGCACCAGTTTGCACAACAGCAGCTTCAGTTTCCACAGCAGCAGTTACATGCTCAACAGCAGCTACACCGTCCTCAGCAACAGCTCCAGTTCCAACAGCAGCATGCTTTGCAACAGCAACTTCATcagttgcagcagcagcagctacaaCAGCAACAGTTGCAGCAGTTGCAGCAACAGAATCTGCAACAACAACAGCTGCAACATCAGCAGCAGcaaatacagcagcagcagcagttacaGCAGCAGCACTTACAGCGATTACACCAACAGCATCAGCAACAGCAAATGCAGAATCAGGCAACACAACACTTAACTCAGACATCTCAAACACTACAGCATCAAGTTGCAGCCCAGCAGCCACAACAccaccagcagcaacagcaacaactgCAACAGCAGCCGCTTTTTGGACACGATCCAGCTGTGGAGA TTCCAGAAGAGTATTTCCTACTGGGCTGTGTCTTTGCAATTGCTGATTACCCAGAACAGATGTCTGACAAACAGCTGTTAGCGACCTGGAAACGG GTCATTCAAGCACATGGTGGGACAGTGGACCCTACCCTTACAAGCAGATGTACTCATCTTCTCTGTGAAAGCCAAGTCAGTAACATGTATGCTCAG GCtttaagagaaaggaagagatgtATTACAGCACATTGGCTGAACTCAAtcttgaagaagaagaaaatggtaCCACCTCATCGAGCCCTTCATTTTCCAGTGGCATTTCCACCAGGAGGAAAGCCATGCTCTCAACat ATAATCTCTGTGACAGGATTTGTTGATAGTGACAGAGATGACCTCAAACTAATGGCCTACCTAGCAGGTGCCAAATACACAGGCTATCTGTGTCGCAGCAATACGGTTCTCATCTGTAAAGA GCCCAGTGGCTTGAAGTATGAGAAGGCTAAAGAGTGGAGAATACCATGTGTAAATGCACAATGGCTCTGTGACATTCTGCTAGGAAATTTTGAAGCTTTACGGCAGATACAACACAGTCGGTATACAGTGTTCAGTCTTCAAGATCCACTTTCTCCTAGTCAACATCTAGTTCTAAACCTTCTTG ATGCTTGGAGAGTCCCATTAAAGGTATCACCAGAACTTCTAATG GGTGTGAGGTTGCCTttgaaaccaaagcaaaatgaatCCAGTCTTCAGCCGTCTTCCAAAAGAGCAAG GATTGAAGACCTACCACCACCTACTAAAAAACTCACCCCAGAACTGACGCCAATGGTGCTCTTCACAGGATTTGAACCTATGCAAGTTCAACAGTACATTAAG AAACTCTATATCCTTGGAGGTGAAGTAGCAGAATCTGCCCAGAAATGTACCCATCTAATTGCCAGTAAAGTGACCCGAACTGTCAAGTTCCTGACAGCAATTTCTGTAGTCAAGCACATAGTCACTCCAGAGTGGTTAGAAGAGTGTTTCAAATGCCAGAAGTTTGTTG ATGAGCAGAACTTTGTGCTCAGAGATGCTGAAGCTGAGGTGCTGTTCTGCTTCAGTTTAGAAGAGTCTCTAAAGAGAGCACAAGTAGCTCCACTGTTCAAG ggaaaatatttttacattacaCCTGGAATTTGTCCCAGTCTTTCCACCATGAAAGCTATTGTGGAATGTGCAGGAGGAAAAGTATTATCTAAACAACCTTCTTTTCGAAAACTCATGGAGCATAAGCAGAATAAA AGTTTGCCGGAGATAATCTTGATTTCGTGTGAAAATGACCTTCATTTATGTCGAGAATATTTCGCAAGAGGCATAG ATGTCCACAATGCTGAGTTTGTCCTGACTGGAGTACTTACTCAAACACTGGATTATGAAT CATATAAATTTACTTGA